The Megasphaera stantonii genome includes a window with the following:
- a CDS encoding transglycosylase domain-containing protein, whose product MYTPRRRAKHAKKSSGPMHRLRLLIILCVVVIAGLTFGYIFAAYQSLPTVGNNMRPAVSSQVFDIHGRLVTTLHSDQNRLPIDINKVPQHLQNAFIAAEDNRFYDHIGIDPIGIGRAIVTNITSGGIAQGGSTITQQLAKNAFLSQEQTLKRKIQEAMLALEIERKYSKKEILEMYMNQIYFGQGAYGIQTAARTYFDKDVDQLNLKQCAMLAGLPKSPNYYSPFNNLEEAKKRTNTVLDQMVKYGYISQDECTEAKNADLELTQMKQTDDNADTASFVDYVSQLVASKYGDDALYKEGLKIYTTMDLEKQRAAAEALRQLPDNYKDENGLTQPQGALVSIDPRNGHILAMVGGRGQDSFNRATMAVRQPGSAFKPFVYMTALQHDMSPYSTMEDKAISYGSWSPQNSDMTFRGKISLADALALSVNTVAVQLADEVGPSNIIANVKKMGITTMEKDDDNLAMALGGLTRGVTPLEMASAYGTFANRGVHVKPVAIVKILDRNGNVLENESTLNQDKNKTQVMSEKEAYEMTYMLEGVIDHGTGTGAAIGRPAAGKTGTTDNNVDAWFVGYTPTIVTAVWIGDDSGSHSLGEVYGGTIPAAIWRDYMTVATQDESYEGFAIPAGMEPIAPPPKEEPKPKADDKKDAAKDKGNKSREPAAQNDESSDTGERAAEERAVQQAARNNKEE is encoded by the coding sequence ATGTATACGCCTAGACGGAGAGCTAAACATGCTAAAAAATCATCAGGACCTATGCACCGTCTGCGACTCCTGATTATCTTATGCGTCGTCGTAATCGCCGGCCTGACCTTCGGCTACATTTTCGCCGCCTATCAAAGCCTGCCTACGGTAGGCAACAACATGCGGCCTGCCGTGTCGTCGCAGGTCTTCGATATTCACGGCCGCCTCGTGACGACCCTGCATTCCGACCAAAACCGCCTGCCTATCGACATCAACAAGGTGCCCCAGCATTTGCAGAACGCCTTTATCGCCGCGGAAGACAACCGCTTCTACGACCATATCGGTATCGACCCCATCGGCATCGGCCGGGCCATCGTGACGAACATTACCAGCGGCGGCATCGCCCAGGGCGGCAGCACCATTACGCAGCAGCTGGCGAAAAACGCCTTCCTGTCGCAGGAACAGACGCTGAAACGCAAAATCCAGGAAGCCATGCTGGCCCTGGAAATCGAACGGAAATACAGTAAAAAAGAAATTCTGGAAATGTACATGAACCAGATTTATTTCGGCCAGGGCGCGTACGGCATCCAGACGGCAGCCCGCACGTACTTCGACAAGGACGTCGACCAGCTGAACCTCAAGCAGTGCGCTATGCTGGCCGGTCTGCCCAAGAGCCCTAATTACTACTCGCCCTTCAATAATCTGGAAGAAGCGAAAAAACGCACGAACACCGTCTTAGACCAAATGGTGAAATACGGCTATATTTCTCAGGATGAATGTACGGAAGCGAAAAACGCCGACTTAGAATTGACGCAGATGAAGCAGACCGACGACAACGCCGATACGGCTTCCTTCGTCGACTATGTGTCGCAGCTCGTGGCCTCCAAATACGGCGACGACGCCCTGTACAAGGAAGGCCTGAAGATTTACACCACCATGGACTTGGAAAAACAGCGCGCCGCAGCAGAAGCCCTGCGCCAGCTGCCGGACAACTACAAGGACGAAAACGGCTTGACCCAGCCGCAGGGCGCCCTCGTCTCCATCGACCCGAGAAACGGCCACATCCTGGCTATGGTCGGCGGCCGCGGCCAGGACAGCTTCAACCGCGCCACCATGGCCGTCCGCCAGCCCGGTTCGGCTTTCAAGCCCTTCGTATACATGACGGCCCTGCAGCACGACATGTCGCCGTACTCGACAATGGAAGACAAGGCCATCTCGTACGGCTCGTGGAGCCCGCAGAACTCCGATATGACCTTCCGCGGCAAGATATCTCTGGCCGACGCCCTGGCCCTTTCGGTCAACACCGTCGCCGTCCAGCTGGCTGACGAAGTCGGTCCCTCCAATATCATCGCCAACGTCAAGAAAATGGGCATTACGACGATGGAAAAGGACGACGACAACCTGGCCATGGCCTTAGGCGGCCTGACCCGGGGCGTAACGCCGCTGGAAATGGCCAGCGCCTACGGCACCTTCGCCAACAGAGGCGTCCACGTCAAACCCGTCGCCATCGTCAAGATCCTGGACCGCAACGGCAACGTCCTGGAAAACGAATCCACCCTGAATCAGGATAAAAACAAGACCCAGGTCATGTCGGAAAAAGAAGCCTATGAAATGACCTATATGCTCGAAGGCGTCATCGATCACGGCACCGGCACAGGCGCCGCCATCGGCCGGCCCGCAGCCGGCAAGACCGGCACGACGGACAACAACGTCGACGCCTGGTTCGTCGGCTATACGCCGACCATTGTCACGGCCGTCTGGATCGGCGACGACTCGGGCTCGCACAGCCTGGGCGAAGTATACGGCGGTACGATTCCGGCAGCTATCTGGCGCGATTACATGACCGTCGCCACGCAGGACGAATCGTACGAAGGCTTCGCCATCCCGGCCGGCATGGAACCGATTGCGCCGCCGCCGAAAGAAGAACCTAAACCCAAAGCGGATGACAAAAAAGACGCGGCTAAGGACAAGGGGAATAAATCGCGCGAACCGGCAGCGCAAAACGACGAATCTTCTGATACCGGCGAACGAGCCGCCGAAGAACGGGCCGTCCAGCAGGCCGCGCGCAACAACAAGGAAGAATAA
- the pyk gene encoding pyruvate kinase gives MLKKTKIVCTLGPSSNSQEVVEQMILAGMNVARFNFSHGSHEEHKARMDMVRAASKKVGIPVALLLDTKGPEIRLGKFKNGSIQMEEGKKFTLTARDVEGDETIVSVNYKELPQDVKAGDHILLSDGLVNLEVISVEDQDIHTKILNSGKMSDRKRVAVPGIAINLPAVSETDAADIEFGIRMNMDWIAASFIQRGKDVVTIRKILEKHNSQMKIISKIECQAAVNNIDEIIKMSDGIMVARGDLGVEVPAEEVPTLQKMLIHKCQAAGKPVITATQMLESMCSNPRPTRAETSDVANAILDGTDAVMLSGETASGMYPVEAVETMARVAMFTESQFTPPSHQDEHASSSTTTESIGKAVVKIAEDLHAAAIIASTERGSTAQTISKFRPECPVVAVSPHESVVRRLQLNWGVQAIVGKEASDTDEVVDNGIFAALDSGLIKAGDLVVLTAGVPVAKSGSTNMIRVQVVGDILIRGTGIGRNSAIGKVCIATDTESLEKNFTPGCILVVRSAKAEWVEYMKKAGAIVSEEVGLTSESAIVAITLGIPTIVGAPHAADALENGEVVTVDASRGTIFRGEANAR, from the coding sequence ATGTTGAAAAAAACGAAAATTGTCTGCACGCTCGGCCCGAGCTCGAATTCCCAGGAAGTCGTCGAACAGATGATTCTGGCTGGCATGAACGTTGCCCGCTTTAATTTTTCCCACGGTTCCCACGAAGAACACAAGGCGCGCATGGACATGGTCCGCGCCGCTTCTAAAAAGGTAGGCATTCCCGTAGCCCTGCTTCTCGATACGAAGGGCCCGGAAATCCGCCTCGGCAAGTTTAAAAACGGCTCCATCCAAATGGAAGAAGGCAAGAAATTTACCTTGACGGCCCGCGACGTCGAAGGCGACGAAACGATCGTTTCCGTAAATTATAAAGAACTGCCCCAGGACGTAAAGGCCGGCGACCATATCCTCTTGTCCGACGGACTGGTAAACTTGGAAGTCATCAGCGTCGAAGACCAGGATATCCATACGAAAATCCTCAACAGCGGCAAGATGAGCGACCGCAAGCGCGTCGCTGTGCCGGGCATCGCCATCAACCTGCCGGCCGTTTCGGAAACGGACGCTGCAGACATTGAATTCGGCATCCGCATGAATATGGACTGGATTGCCGCTTCCTTTATTCAGCGCGGTAAGGACGTCGTGACGATTCGCAAGATTTTGGAAAAGCACAACAGCCAGATGAAGATTATTTCCAAGATCGAATGTCAGGCTGCCGTCAACAATATTGATGAAATCATTAAGATGAGCGACGGCATCATGGTTGCCCGCGGCGATTTGGGCGTCGAAGTGCCGGCAGAAGAAGTACCGACGCTGCAGAAGATGCTCATTCACAAATGTCAGGCCGCAGGCAAGCCGGTCATTACGGCGACGCAGATGCTGGAATCCATGTGCAGCAATCCCCGCCCGACCCGTGCGGAAACGAGCGACGTCGCCAACGCCATTCTCGACGGCACGGACGCCGTTATGCTCAGCGGCGAAACGGCCAGCGGCATGTATCCTGTCGAAGCCGTAGAAACGATGGCCCGCGTAGCTATGTTTACGGAAAGCCAGTTCACGCCGCCGTCCCACCAGGACGAACACGCTTCGTCGTCTACGACGACGGAATCCATCGGCAAGGCCGTCGTAAAAATTGCTGAAGACCTCCACGCCGCAGCTATTATCGCGTCGACGGAACGAGGCAGCACAGCCCAGACGATTTCCAAATTCCGTCCGGAATGTCCCGTCGTCGCCGTATCCCCTCATGAAAGCGTCGTCCGCCGCCTCCAGCTGAACTGGGGCGTCCAGGCTATCGTCGGCAAGGAAGCCAGCGATACGGATGAAGTCGTCGACAACGGCATCTTTGCCGCTCTCGACAGCGGCCTCATCAAGGCCGGCGACCTCGTCGTCCTCACGGCCGGCGTTCCCGTTGCCAAGTCCGGCTCGACGAATATGATTCGCGTACAGGTCGTAGGCGATATCCTCATCCGCGGCACGGGCATCGGCCGCAATTCGGCTATCGGCAAGGTCTGCATCGCAACCGATACGGAATCGCTGGAAAAGAACTTTACGCCGGGCTGCATCCTCGTCGTCCGTTCGGCTAAAGCAGAATGGGTAGAATACATGAAGAAAGCCGGCGCTATCGTATCGGAAGAAGTCGGCCTTACGAGCGAATCGGCCATCGTTGCCATTACCCTCGGCATCCCGACGATCGTCGGAGCTCCCCATGCTGCCGATGCGCTGGAAAACGGCGAAGTCGTCACGGTAGATGCCAGCCGCGGCACGATTTTCCGCGGCGAAGCCAACGCGCGGTAA
- the mgsA gene encoding methylglyoxal synthase: MEKYVALIAHDAKKQDMVGLACQFKHVLQKFPLVGTGETGKRIEDATGLSVRKMQPGPLGGDQQIGGMIASGEVVAVVFLRDPLTAQPHEPDVSAFLRLCDVHCIPLATNVTSARILLTSLDTSLDLFQS, encoded by the coding sequence TTGGAAAAGTATGTTGCGCTCATTGCCCATGATGCAAAGAAACAGGATATGGTAGGATTGGCCTGTCAGTTTAAACACGTATTGCAGAAGTTCCCTTTGGTCGGAACGGGGGAAACGGGAAAGCGGATTGAAGACGCGACGGGATTATCCGTCAGAAAAATGCAGCCTGGACCGCTGGGAGGCGACCAGCAGATCGGCGGCATGATCGCGTCGGGCGAAGTCGTCGCCGTTGTATTCCTGCGGGACCCGCTGACGGCGCAGCCTCACGAACCGGACGTATCGGCCTTCCTTCGCCTGTGCGACGTGCACTGTATTCCGCTGGCGACGAATGTAACCAGCGCCCGTATTTTATTAACTTCGCTAGATACATCATTAGATTTGTTTCAGTCATAG
- a CDS encoding M13 family metallopeptidase translates to MRYGTKQRLAALVLTALLGFGTAQAQEPVSERDDFYLAVNGPTLEEKKIEPTEPSWSWFKEQSLKNTKILEQELHEIAAKEGSYAKGTPEQKIADLYRCAVDMERRDATARQHLQDVLAPVRQAGTTDELTQALLQVREVSGASVFVDYTADRMPDSLRYAARIVPAGTILSKYELEKEPQPGAWQAYKKYIADVLTEAGCPEEEAVRQAKAIFAMERSWAPVMLSSEERNDFAVLNTMYTRKEIEAFMPHMDGRRLLSSWKLTKEKKLFLADAAYLQKLDEAYVQDNLPLLKSYAVFRIMDGFAPYADRRLRDLQRSYTQYRFGIEKSRSDEETASRMVQALLPYEFGQIYMKDHCSPDAVRDVTAMIDEIRGVYRERLLKNDWLDEDTKKEAVGKLDALRVFVGGPAADDKPIIEDMPDVVSEGDGGDLLRNIMHNAVLVQGQVHRLIGTDFDPDKWYAFQPQDVNAAYIPANNSITIPAGILNPPFYSPDASYGANLGGIGVVIGHEISHAFDPNGSQYDKDGNMKNWWTAGDYAMFQQKAAAFAPYYSRYEVAEGLYENGALVANEAIADCGGLSVATEIAGGDEAALRDLYRNFAAIFASKMTPQLLLQSVQTDPHPIMQARVNGALSATDSFYEAYDVEDGDGMYVAPEERVKLW, encoded by the coding sequence ATGAGATATGGGACGAAACAACGCCTGGCCGCGCTGGTGCTGACGGCGCTGCTGGGTTTCGGCACGGCCCAGGCCCAGGAGCCCGTTTCGGAACGGGACGACTTTTACTTAGCCGTCAACGGGCCGACGCTGGAGGAAAAAAAGATTGAGCCGACCGAGCCATCCTGGTCCTGGTTTAAGGAACAATCGCTGAAAAATACGAAAATTTTAGAACAGGAGCTGCATGAAATCGCTGCCAAGGAAGGCTCGTACGCGAAGGGGACGCCGGAGCAGAAAATCGCCGATTTATATCGCTGTGCTGTCGACATGGAACGGCGCGACGCGACGGCGCGGCAGCATCTGCAGGACGTGCTGGCTCCCGTGCGGCAGGCCGGAACGACGGACGAGCTGACCCAGGCCCTGCTCCAGGTGAGGGAAGTGTCCGGCGCGTCCGTATTCGTCGATTATACGGCGGACCGCATGCCCGATTCGCTGCGCTATGCCGCCCGCATCGTGCCGGCGGGGACGATTTTGAGCAAATACGAGCTGGAAAAGGAGCCCCAGCCTGGCGCATGGCAGGCCTATAAGAAGTATATTGCTGATGTACTAACCGAGGCGGGGTGCCCGGAAGAGGAAGCAGTCCGGCAGGCCAAAGCTATTTTTGCCATGGAACGGAGCTGGGCACCGGTCATGCTGAGCAGCGAAGAACGCAATGACTTTGCCGTGTTGAATACGATGTATACGCGGAAAGAGATCGAAGCCTTCATGCCTCATATGGACGGCCGCCGACTGCTGTCGTCGTGGAAGCTGACAAAGGAGAAGAAGCTGTTTCTGGCCGACGCGGCCTATCTTCAGAAGCTAGACGAGGCGTACGTCCAGGACAATCTGCCCCTGTTGAAAAGCTACGCCGTGTTCCGCATTATGGACGGCTTCGCTCCTTACGCCGACAGGCGGCTTCGCGATTTGCAGCGGAGCTATACGCAGTACCGCTTCGGCATCGAGAAGAGCCGCAGCGACGAAGAGACGGCGAGCCGCATGGTTCAGGCGCTTCTTCCCTATGAATTTGGCCAAATCTACATGAAGGACCATTGTTCTCCTGACGCCGTGCGGGACGTGACGGCGATGATCGACGAAATCCGCGGCGTATATCGGGAGCGCTTGCTGAAAAACGACTGGCTCGATGAGGATACGAAGAAAGAAGCCGTAGGCAAGCTCGACGCCCTGCGCGTGTTTGTCGGCGGTCCGGCGGCGGACGACAAGCCGATCATTGAGGATATGCCTGACGTCGTATCCGAAGGGGACGGCGGCGATTTGCTGCGCAATATCATGCACAACGCCGTGCTGGTACAGGGTCAGGTACATCGGCTTATTGGGACTGATTTTGACCCGGATAAATGGTACGCCTTCCAGCCGCAGGACGTCAACGCCGCGTATATCCCGGCGAACAACAGCATTACGATTCCCGCCGGCATCTTAAATCCGCCCTTTTACAGTCCCGACGCCTCGTACGGCGCGAATCTCGGCGGCATCGGCGTGGTCATCGGCCATGAAATTTCCCATGCCTTTGACCCCAACGGCAGCCAGTACGATAAGGACGGCAATATGAAGAACTGGTGGACTGCCGGCGATTATGCGATGTTTCAGCAAAAAGCCGCGGCCTTCGCCCCCTATTACAGCCGCTATGAGGTAGCTGAAGGCCTATATGAAAACGGGGCCCTCGTCGCCAACGAAGCCATTGCCGACTGCGGCGGCTTGTCCGTCGCGACGGAAATCGCCGGCGGCGACGAAGCAGCACTGCGCGATTTGTACCGCAATTTTGCCGCTATTTTTGCCAGCAAAATGACGCCGCAGCTGCTCCTGCAAAGCGTGCAGACCGACCCCCATCCCATCATGCAGGCCCGGGTCAACGGCGCTCTTTCGGCGACAGATTCGTTCTACGAGGCCTATGACGTAGAGGACGGCGACGGCATGTACGTCGCGCCGGAAGAGCGGGTAAAGCTTTGGTAA
- the queC gene encoding 7-cyano-7-deazaguanine synthase QueC, whose translation MKCIVLLSGGVDSTTCLAMAVERYGAGEVMALTAYYGQKHAKEIQAARQVAAHYGVAHKETNLSQAFALSDSSLLQGRGREIRHESYAEQLKELGGEGTVDTYVPFRNGLFLSYAAAIAVSVGAEVIYYGAHADDAAGRAYPDCTPEFEQAMATAIYEGSGRTCRLEAPLLSWNKAGVVKEGLRLGAPYELTWSCYEGGDRPCGVCATCIDRAKAFAANGAADPALTAR comes from the coding sequence ATGAAATGCATTGTACTGCTGAGCGGCGGCGTCGATTCGACGACCTGCCTGGCTATGGCTGTGGAACGATACGGCGCCGGTGAGGTAATGGCCCTGACGGCCTATTACGGGCAAAAGCACGCGAAGGAAATACAGGCGGCCCGCCAGGTAGCCGCCCATTACGGCGTGGCTCATAAAGAAACGAATTTATCCCAGGCCTTCGCCCTGAGTGACAGCTCCCTGCTGCAGGGAAGGGGCAGGGAAATCCGCCATGAATCCTATGCGGAGCAGCTGAAGGAATTAGGCGGCGAAGGGACCGTTGATACGTACGTGCCCTTCCGCAACGGCTTATTTTTATCCTATGCCGCGGCAATTGCCGTCAGCGTCGGCGCTGAAGTAATTTATTACGGTGCCCACGCCGACGACGCGGCGGGACGGGCTTATCCGGATTGTACGCCCGAATTTGAACAGGCCATGGCGACGGCTATTTACGAAGGCTCGGGCCGCACGTGCCGCCTGGAAGCGCCGCTGCTGTCGTGGAACAAGGCCGGCGTCGTCAAGGAAGGGCTGCGGCTGGGTGCTCCGTACGAACTGACCTGGAGCTGCTATGAAGGCGGCGACAGGCCCTGCGGCGTCTGCGCGACCTGCATCGACCGGGCCAAGGCCTTTGCCGCCAACGGCGCAGCCGATCCGGCGCTGACGGCGAGATAG
- a CDS encoding DMT family transporter, translated as MIKALLLIYAIWGFNWVAMKEATLFFPPVLFACYRFAVGAAILLAVNVWLKLPLPPRRYWKWIALTGLLQIAGNNAAMQMGIKDLDAGLVAVLNYSMPVWVAILAHFFLNEKLTKRKALGVVVSMVGLVILMHIDSLGNASSLFITIGGAISWAVANVVIKYQNSKLKSKDCNMIQYTAWQMTIGSIILFVYTSCMETGQVHWTPMAVACLAYNGILASALAFFLWNYVLTCMEASKASIAVLAVPVVGVVCGILFLGERLYVSTAAGMVLILAGIILIVAQNSKPLSSRFHRSKS; from the coding sequence ATGATCAAAGCGCTGCTGCTCATATACGCCATTTGGGGATTTAACTGGGTCGCCATGAAGGAGGCGACGCTCTTTTTCCCTCCGGTCCTCTTTGCCTGCTACCGCTTCGCTGTCGGCGCGGCCATCCTGCTGGCCGTCAACGTCTGGCTGAAGCTGCCCCTTCCGCCGCGGCGGTACTGGAAATGGATCGCCCTGACGGGACTGCTGCAGATCGCCGGCAACAACGCAGCCATGCAAATGGGCATTAAAGATCTGGACGCCGGCCTCGTCGCCGTCCTGAATTACAGCATGCCCGTGTGGGTCGCCATCCTGGCCCATTTCTTTTTAAATGAAAAGCTGACGAAGCGCAAGGCCTTAGGCGTCGTCGTCAGCATGGTCGGCCTGGTCATCCTCATGCACATCGACTCCCTCGGCAACGCCTCCAGCCTGTTCATCACCATCGGCGGCGCCATTTCCTGGGCCGTGGCCAACGTCGTCATCAAGTATCAAAACAGCAAGCTGAAAAGCAAGGACTGCAATATGATTCAGTACACGGCCTGGCAGATGACCATCGGCTCTATCATCTTATTCGTCTACACCAGCTGTATGGAAACAGGCCAGGTACACTGGACGCCTATGGCCGTCGCCTGCCTGGCCTACAACGGCATCCTGGCCTCCGCCCTGGCCTTTTTCCTCTGGAACTACGTCCTCACCTGCATGGAAGCCAGCAAGGCCTCTATTGCCGTCTTGGCCGTCCCTGTCGTCGGCGTCGTCTGCGGCATCCTCTTCTTAGGCGAAAGGCTGTATGTCAGCACTGCCGCCGGCATGGTTCTGATACTGGCCGGCATTATTCTCATCGTAGCGCAGAACTCAAAGCCCCTGTCCTCACGGTTTCATCGCTCAAAATCGTAA
- a CDS encoding amino acid permease: MDGGMNKFLGTFGLTMLGIGAIVGTGIFVLTGVAAANYSGPALVISFIIAALACGCAALCYAEFAAMVPVAGSAYTYGYVALGEFWAWVIGWDLILEYAFAVSTVAIGWSGYFNNILMNLGITLPAALTMAPHDGGIVNLPAVLILAVVAFVNIRGVKQSSFVNNVIVAIKLAVVALFLALGFSHVDASNWVPFMPFGWSGVFAGASIIFFAYIGFDAVSTAAEEVKDPQKSLPRGIILSLIICTILYIAVSAVLTGMVPFMQFQTTAAPVAFALQAVGYHWGAAAVSVGAICGLTSVLLVMSFGQSRVLFVMSRDGLLPKFFGHVHSKYKTPARSSALVGVITAITAGFLPINAVAEMTNIGTLCAFIIVSAAVIILRKKNPNQQRAFKCPLVPLVPALAIVFCGILIYMLPLVTQIRFIVWLLVGLAIYFGYGYSHSIISKTRRSTVPAGSAAANMNPAAQPTKGH, encoded by the coding sequence ATGGACGGCGGGATGAACAAGTTCCTCGGCACGTTCGGTTTGACCATGCTGGGGATCGGCGCCATCGTAGGGACGGGGATTTTCGTCCTGACAGGCGTAGCTGCGGCAAATTATTCTGGTCCTGCACTGGTTATTTCATTTATTATCGCCGCCTTAGCCTGCGGATGCGCCGCCTTATGTTACGCTGAATTTGCCGCAATGGTTCCCGTTGCCGGCAGCGCGTACACCTATGGATATGTAGCGTTAGGGGAATTTTGGGCTTGGGTCATCGGCTGGGATTTGATTTTGGAATATGCCTTCGCCGTATCGACTGTCGCCATCGGTTGGTCCGGGTATTTTAACAATATTCTCATGAATTTGGGAATTACCTTGCCGGCGGCACTGACAATGGCTCCCCATGACGGCGGCATCGTCAACTTGCCGGCTGTTCTCATCTTAGCTGTCGTCGCCTTTGTCAACATCCGCGGCGTCAAGCAGAGTTCCTTCGTCAACAACGTCATCGTTGCCATTAAGCTGGCCGTTGTCGCATTGTTCCTTGCGCTGGGCTTCAGCCACGTCGACGCCTCGAACTGGGTTCCGTTCATGCCTTTCGGCTGGTCGGGCGTATTCGCCGGCGCATCGATTATCTTCTTTGCGTACATTGGCTTTGACGCTGTTTCCACGGCGGCAGAAGAAGTAAAAGACCCCCAGAAATCGCTGCCTCGCGGTATTATCTTATCCTTGATTATCTGCACGATTTTGTACATTGCCGTTTCCGCCGTATTGACCGGCATGGTTCCCTTTATGCAGTTCCAGACGACGGCGGCTCCCGTTGCCTTCGCCTTGCAGGCTGTCGGCTATCACTGGGGCGCTGCGGCCGTATCGGTCGGCGCTATCTGCGGCCTTACGTCCGTACTGCTGGTCATGAGCTTTGGTCAGAGCCGCGTGCTGTTCGTCATGTCCCGCGACGGCTTGCTGCCGAAATTCTTCGGCCACGTTCATTCGAAGTATAAAACTCCGGCCAGAAGCTCCGCTCTCGTCGGTGTGATTACGGCCATTACGGCAGGCTTCCTGCCCATCAACGCCGTAGCGGAAATGACTAACATCGGCACGCTCTGCGCTTTCATCATCGTTTCGGCGGCCGTTATCATCCTGCGGAAGAAGAACCCCAACCAGCAGCGTGCTTTCAAATGCCCGCTCGTGCCGCTCGTACCGGCCCTGGCTATCGTCTTCTGCGGTATCCTGATTTACATGCTGCCGCTCGTTACGCAGATTCGCTTCATCGTTTGGCTCCTCGTCGGCCTGGCTATCTATTTCGGCTATGGCTACAGCCACAGCATCATTTCTAAGACGAGACGAAGCACCGTTCCTGCCGGCTCTGCCGCTGCCAATATGAATCCGGCTGCGCAGCCGACGAAGGGGCATTAA
- a CDS encoding nucleotidyltransferase family protein → MHIALIYMASGFSRRFGGNKLLAPLAGKPLYRHGFDQLQDAARRISVSLSCSCCLYVVSQYDEILSWCRAHGAIAVKNTAAGEGMAASVRLGVETSAAADAWAFFAADQPFLSSEIISDFVKQYAQSGCGIGCAVSGSRRGSPAIFSHVYKDELLALQGDRGGRAILETYEDDLWQFAVPEGELCDIDTRDDWEATERQLERKRLD, encoded by the coding sequence GTGCATATCGCATTGATTTACATGGCGTCGGGCTTCAGCCGACGCTTTGGCGGCAATAAGCTGCTGGCCCCGCTGGCCGGCAAGCCCCTGTATCGCCATGGCTTTGACCAGCTGCAGGACGCAGCGCGGCGTATCAGCGTTTCCTTGTCGTGCTCGTGCTGCCTATACGTCGTCAGCCAGTATGACGAAATTCTGTCGTGGTGCCGGGCTCATGGTGCGATTGCCGTGAAAAATACGGCCGCCGGAGAAGGCATGGCTGCATCTGTCCGCCTGGGAGTAGAGACGTCTGCCGCCGCTGATGCTTGGGCCTTTTTCGCCGCCGACCAGCCCTTTCTTTCCAGCGAGATCATAAGCGATTTCGTCAAGCAATACGCGCAGTCGGGATGCGGCATAGGCTGCGCCGTATCGGGCAGCCGCCGCGGCAGTCCGGCGATTTTTTCCCATGTTTATAAAGACGAGTTGCTGGCCCTGCAAGGCGATAGAGGCGGCAGGGCGATATTGGAGACATACGAGGACGACCTATGGCAGTTCGCCGTGCCGGAAGGCGAGCTTTGCGATATCGATACGAGAGACGATTGGGAAGCGACGGAAAGACAGTTAGAAAGAAAGCGCTTGGATTAG
- the yqeC gene encoding selenium cofactor biosynthesis protein YqeC — protein sequence MCRIFACRNGAAEEMPSLRQGLAYGCSSLAQKKKTVVAFTGSGGKTTWIYRLAEELRRQGKRVAIATTTHMYEPPSELLADDTETVKSLLEGQGFAVVGRRDGRGKIGYGGDALFAVCRTLADVVLVEADGSRRQPLKCFGPHEPVIPPRTDCIVHVAGLSALSRPLDEVCFRWERSRWARRQVVTDDVFAAVVTSCLAALRRNWKVPVVPVFNQADGEAVRLGGQALLRRMAEPIGLTTFFDIEERGDIRCISH from the coding sequence ATGTGCCGCATATTCGCCTGCCGTAACGGGGCGGCTGAAGAGATGCCGTCGCTGCGGCAGGGATTGGCATATGGCTGTTCGTCCTTGGCGCAGAAGAAAAAAACCGTCGTCGCCTTTACCGGCTCAGGCGGCAAGACGACATGGATCTATCGGCTGGCTGAGGAGCTGCGCCGGCAGGGCAAACGAGTCGCCATAGCGACGACGACCCATATGTACGAGCCGCCGTCGGAACTACTGGCTGACGATACCGAGACGGTGAAATCGCTGCTGGAAGGGCAAGGCTTCGCAGTCGTCGGCCGTCGGGACGGCCGGGGTAAGATTGGCTACGGCGGCGACGCTCTCTTTGCTGTATGCCGGACCTTAGCCGACGTCGTCCTCGTCGAAGCCGACGGGTCGCGGCGGCAGCCGCTGAAATGCTTCGGTCCGCACGAGCCGGTTATTCCGCCGCGTACTGATTGCATCGTCCATGTGGCGGGATTGTCTGCCTTGAGCCGTCCTCTGGACGAGGTCTGTTTCCGCTGGGAACGAAGCCGATGGGCTCGACGGCAAGTCGTTACGGACGACGTATTTGCCGCCGTCGTCACTTCGTGTTTGGCAGCCTTGCGCCGAAATTGGAAGGTGCCGGTCGTACCTGTTTTCAATCAGGCCGATGGTGAAGCGGTCCGGCTGGGGGGACAGGCTTTGCTGCGCCGCATGGCCGAGCCCATAGGGCTGACGACTTTTTTCGATATAGAGGAACGGGGGGACATACGGTGCATATCGCATTGA